In one Zobellia galactanivorans genomic region, the following are encoded:
- a CDS encoding GMC oxidoreductase, which produces MSKFYFNEEQSSYDAIVVGTGVSGGWAAKELCENGLKTLMLERGRMVEHIKDYTTAHMDDWDFEFGGELSIAEKAKRPKQSRTNKGRSADSYKWFVNDLEHPYNETKPFNWMRGYHVGGRSITWGRHSYRWSEIDFEANKNDGHGVDWPVRYKDIAPWYDKVESYIGVSGEKMGLRQLPDGQFLPMMELNCVEQHFRDKVYENLDGRVVTSGRIAHITGDKEFEGRTKCQFRNRCSRGCPFGGYFSSNSSTLPAAERTGNLTLRPDSIVTEVMYDPDTKKATGVKVIDRLTKEELVFNAKVIFLCASAIASASILLQSKSDRFPNGMGNDSDQVGRNIMDHHLGAGANGKFDGFEDKYYKGRRPGGVYIPRFKNIDAKSKSTNYLRGFGYQGSASRKNWKDAVAELTMGQELKEAILKPGGWTMGIGGFGEILPYQDNRMTLDYDNLDGWGLPTVTFNAEIRDNELKMREDIVVQAAEMLKKAGFRDINTHNSSYNMGHGIHEMGTARMGRDPKTSVLNGHNQIHEVPNVYVTDGAFMASSSCVNPSLTYMAFSARAANHAAQELKKGNI; this is translated from the coding sequence ATGAGCAAATTTTATTTTAACGAAGAACAAAGTTCCTATGATGCCATTGTTGTAGGTACGGGTGTCAGCGGAGGCTGGGCCGCCAAGGAATTGTGCGAAAACGGACTAAAGACCTTAATGCTCGAAAGGGGCAGAATGGTGGAACACATAAAAGATTACACTACGGCCCATATGGATGATTGGGACTTTGAATTTGGCGGTGAGCTTTCTATTGCCGAAAAGGCAAAGCGCCCCAAACAGAGTCGGACCAACAAAGGCAGAAGTGCGGATTCGTACAAATGGTTCGTGAATGATCTGGAACACCCATATAACGAAACCAAACCCTTTAACTGGATGCGCGGCTACCATGTAGGTGGCAGATCCATAACCTGGGGGCGCCATAGTTACCGCTGGAGTGAAATCGACTTTGAAGCAAATAAAAATGACGGCCATGGCGTTGATTGGCCCGTTCGCTATAAAGACATTGCCCCTTGGTACGATAAGGTAGAAAGTTACATTGGTGTATCGGGTGAAAAAATGGGACTGAGACAACTGCCCGACGGTCAGTTTTTACCAATGATGGAATTGAACTGTGTGGAACAGCACTTTAGGGACAAAGTTTATGAAAACCTAGACGGAAGGGTGGTTACCTCGGGGCGGATCGCTCATATTACGGGCGACAAGGAATTTGAAGGACGCACCAAATGCCAGTTCAGGAACCGTTGTTCCAGAGGATGTCCTTTCGGTGGATATTTTAGCAGCAACTCCTCTACCCTACCGGCCGCGGAACGCACCGGCAACCTGACCCTAAGACCCGACTCCATCGTCACCGAAGTGATGTACGACCCCGACACAAAAAAAGCGACCGGAGTCAAGGTCATCGACCGCTTGACCAAAGAAGAGTTGGTGTTCAATGCCAAGGTCATTTTCTTGTGCGCATCGGCCATTGCCTCGGCCTCTATTCTTCTACAATCAAAATCGGACCGTTTTCCGAACGGAATGGGCAATGATTCCGACCAAGTAGGCCGAAATATCATGGACCATCACCTAGGGGCAGGGGCCAATGGCAAATTCGATGGCTTTGAGGACAAATATTACAAAGGACGAAGACCTGGCGGCGTATACATTCCCCGTTTTAAGAACATCGATGCCAAATCGAAAAGCACGAACTATCTGCGCGGTTTTGGGTATCAAGGTAGCGCAAGCCGTAAAAACTGGAAAGATGCCGTAGCGGAACTCACCATGGGCCAAGAATTGAAAGAAGCCATCTTAAAACCTGGCGGGTGGACCATGGGGATAGGGGGCTTTGGTGAAATCTTACCCTATCAAGACAACCGCATGACCCTAGACTATGACAATCTGGATGGATGGGGACTCCCGACCGTGACCTTCAATGCCGAAATAAGGGACAACGAACTAAAAATGCGTGAAGACATAGTGGTTCAGGCCGCCGAAATGCTAAAAAAGGCCGGTTTTCGCGATATCAATACCCACAACAGCTCCTATAACATGGGACATGGCATTCATGAAATGGGAACGGCACGCATGGGAAGGGACCCCAAAACTTCGGTACTGAACGGTCACAACCAAATACACGAAGTACCGAACGTATACGTAACCGACGGTGCCTTTATGGCCTCATCGAGTTGTGTCAACCCTTCATTGACCTATATGGCCTTTTCGGCAAGGGCCGCCAATCACGCAGCACAAGAACTCAAAAAAGGAAATATATAA
- a CDS encoding sulfatase family protein — protein sequence MKRLPLLILALWGLTNTPIAAQQPNIVIIYADDMGYGDLQCQNPNSKIPTPNLNQLASEGMRFTDAHSSSGICSPSRYALLTGTYHWRRQHGIVQSFGPPFFNESDVTLPEILKTNGYKTAAIGKWHLGWNWKFKNEPTGEVVQWNKKRKFYKPEDIDWSEPLTGGPLDQGFDYYFGDGTINFPPYAWIENDKFVELPREVMDVHNVGFDVNEGEWEFRPGPKVKGWNPYEVLPTLTKKTVAYINQQEADKPFFLYLALPPPHAPIIPNEEFIGKSKAGPYGDYMFQTDWVAGQVMKALKEKGLDQNTIVIFTADNGPEKYAFERAEKYDHFSMGDFRGLKRDVWEGGHHVPFIIKWPGKIKAGAVSQEVISQVDIMATLAEITDAQLPENAAPDSYNLLPLLKGKKYKSPLREATVHNTFDHVWGLRKGKWLYINKPSGEHSKMPETFKKLRAYTDFDTPALLFNMDKDAEQRNNIFEAHPEVIQEMATILETYRDQGYSVKR from the coding sequence ATGAAAAGATTGCCGCTATTGATACTTGCCCTATGGGGGCTTACAAACACTCCCATAGCAGCCCAACAACCCAACATTGTAATCATTTATGCCGATGATATGGGCTATGGTGATTTGCAATGCCAAAACCCCAATTCAAAAATACCCACCCCGAACCTAAACCAACTGGCTTCCGAGGGTATGCGTTTTACCGATGCCCATAGTTCTTCCGGAATTTGCTCGCCCAGCAGATATGCCTTGCTCACGGGCACGTACCACTGGAGAAGGCAACATGGTATCGTGCAATCTTTTGGACCTCCCTTCTTTAACGAATCGGATGTTACCCTTCCCGAAATTTTAAAAACCAATGGCTATAAAACCGCCGCTATCGGAAAATGGCATTTGGGTTGGAACTGGAAATTCAAGAACGAACCTACGGGCGAGGTAGTGCAATGGAACAAAAAACGAAAGTTCTACAAACCCGAAGATATCGATTGGAGCGAACCACTTACGGGCGGCCCATTAGACCAAGGTTTTGACTATTATTTTGGTGATGGCACCATCAACTTCCCCCCTTACGCATGGATTGAAAATGACAAATTTGTTGAACTTCCTAGGGAAGTAATGGATGTACATAACGTAGGCTTTGATGTCAACGAAGGTGAATGGGAATTTAGGCCCGGCCCCAAGGTTAAAGGCTGGAACCCATACGAAGTACTTCCGACACTTACCAAAAAAACCGTCGCCTACATCAATCAGCAGGAGGCGGACAAGCCGTTCTTTCTTTACTTGGCCCTTCCTCCCCCCCATGCCCCGATTATTCCGAACGAAGAATTTATCGGCAAATCAAAAGCAGGCCCCTATGGCGACTATATGTTTCAAACCGATTGGGTTGCCGGTCAGGTTATGAAAGCCTTAAAGGAGAAAGGTCTTGACCAAAACACCATCGTTATTTTCACTGCGGATAACGGTCCGGAAAAATATGCTTTTGAACGTGCCGAAAAATACGACCATTTCAGCATGGGTGATTTTAGAGGCCTAAAACGCGATGTTTGGGAGGGGGGCCACCATGTACCCTTCATCATTAAATGGCCCGGTAAAATCAAGGCGGGAGCCGTTTCACAAGAGGTAATATCACAAGTGGATATCATGGCGACCCTGGCCGAAATCACAGATGCCCAGCTTCCTGAAAATGCAGCTCCCGACAGCTATAACCTATTGCCCCTCCTCAAAGGAAAAAAATACAAAAGCCCGTTACGCGAGGCTACAGTTCACAACACCTTCGATCATGTATGGGGACTTCGAAAAGGGAAATGGCTTTATATCAACAAACCTTCGGGAGAGCATTCCAAAATGCCCGAAACCTTTAAAAAATTAAGAGCTTATACAGATTTCGACACGCCTGCATTGCTGTTCAACATGGACAAAGATGCCGAACAAAGAAATAATATTTTTGAGGCGCACCCCGAAGTAATTCAGGAAATGGCCACGATTTTAGAAACCTATAGAGACCAAGGGTATTCGGTAAAACGCTAG
- a CDS encoding hydroxypyruvate isomerase family protein encodes MKRRNFIQKAALSTGAITMGSGLSYASTPTHPKASNKFKLKYAPHLGMFEHHAGKDPIDQLNFMADQGFTAFEDNKMRTRDVTLQEKMAQTMQKRGIEMGVFVAVFLKEGHVASGDLEKRKAFLAHCKESVEVAKRVNAKWMTVVPGNLAPKIKKGYQQAHVVETLKQASAIFEPHGLTMVLEPLNFFNHPGAFLTDSPQAYDICKAVDSPSCKILFDIYHQQIQEGNLLPNMEACWDEIAYIQMGDNPGRNEPTTGEINYWNILKFIHEKNYNGILGMEHGNSRPGKEGEQAVIDAYKSVDSFAR; translated from the coding sequence ATGAAGAGACGTAATTTTATACAGAAAGCGGCATTGTCCACAGGGGCGATTACCATGGGTTCTGGACTATCTTATGCCTCCACCCCGACACATCCAAAAGCCTCCAATAAATTCAAGCTGAAATATGCCCCTCATTTGGGCATGTTCGAACACCATGCGGGCAAAGACCCCATAGACCAATTGAATTTTATGGCCGACCAAGGTTTTACCGCCTTTGAAGACAATAAAATGCGCACCCGCGATGTCACCTTACAGGAAAAAATGGCGCAAACCATGCAAAAAAGGGGTATTGAGATGGGCGTTTTTGTAGCCGTCTTTTTAAAGGAAGGCCATGTAGCTTCCGGTGACCTGGAAAAAAGAAAGGCATTTTTAGCCCACTGTAAAGAATCGGTGGAAGTGGCCAAACGGGTCAATGCGAAATGGATGACCGTTGTTCCCGGCAACCTCGCCCCTAAAATAAAGAAAGGCTATCAGCAAGCCCATGTAGTAGAGACCCTAAAACAGGCCTCGGCAATTTTTGAACCCCACGGTCTCACCATGGTGCTCGAGCCCCTTAACTTTTTCAATCATCCAGGAGCCTTCCTGACCGATTCGCCACAGGCCTATGACATCTGCAAGGCCGTAGATTCCCCTTCGTGTAAAATTTTATTCGACATCTATCACCAGCAAATACAGGAAGGGAACCTCCTTCCGAATATGGAAGCCTGTTGGGACGAAATCGCCTATATACAAATGGGCGACAACCCGGGCCGAAATGAACCTACGACAGGAGAAATCAATTACTGGAATATCTTGAAATTCATTCACGAAAAAAACTACAATGGTATTTTAGGAATGGAACACGGAAACTCAAGACCCGGAAAAGAGGGAGAACAAGCCGTTATTGACGCCTACAAATCCGTCGATAGTTTTGCGCGTTAA
- a CDS encoding gluconate 2-dehydrogenase subunit 3 family protein, with the protein MDRRKALMQIGMSMGYVIAAPTFMSVLQSCNDKKETIWVPKFLSQDQGTVLIGLVDSILPKTDTLSASEVNVHVFLDHFAKEVMPPKQQDQFKTTLNQLAINALNSSKKEKISDLTAIDLAPVMKKALTDKKAKGLPFAKKIRELTIWGYKCTEYVGEEVLAYDSIPGQYIACGDLEELTGGKAWSI; encoded by the coding sequence ATGGATAGAAGAAAAGCATTGATGCAGATAGGAATGTCAATGGGCTACGTAATTGCCGCACCGACATTCATGAGCGTTTTACAAAGTTGTAATGACAAAAAGGAAACCATTTGGGTCCCTAAATTCTTAAGCCAAGACCAAGGTACTGTGCTAATAGGTTTGGTCGATAGTATACTTCCCAAAACGGACACCCTTTCGGCTTCGGAAGTAAACGTCCATGTATTTTTAGACCATTTCGCCAAGGAGGTCATGCCCCCGAAGCAGCAAGACCAGTTTAAGACCACCTTGAACCAATTGGCCATCAACGCCTTAAACAGTTCCAAAAAAGAGAAGATAAGCGACCTTACCGCCATTGATCTGGCCCCCGTAATGAAGAAGGCCCTTACCGACAAAAAAGCCAAGGGCCTACCCTTTGCCAAAAAGATAAGGGAGCTGACCATTTGGGGCTATAAATGTACGGAGTACGTAGGCGAGGAAGTACTGGCCTATGATTCCATTCCCGGACAATATATTGCCTGCGGCGACCTAGAAGAGTTGACCGGAGGAAAAGCTTGGTCTATTTAA
- a CDS encoding alpha-L-fucosidase, translating into MTTKNKFVSQVAMTLLLFMGITALHAQLQPKKFQAEWESIRAGYEIPEWFRDAKFGIFLHWGPYAVPAYSSEKYPRGIYDEKWSKGGKKPYTYHRAHYGDPSKFGYKDFIPDFKAEKFDAEEWAALFKNAGARYVVPVAEHHDGYAMYASKHTRWNVKDTGPKKDVMRMLSDAVKAKGMKFGVSSHFARHRVYYRKDDPTWDTNNPEFYDLYGEPIGNDTLPTKKFLNLWWNRTTDIIDNYEPDLLWFDFGLDKPGFEVVHKKILAYYYNKGEEWNKGVVFQNKNMRNKSFPEDLIVLDIERGRMDGIFKYPWQTDTSIGKISWGYVTNEEYKTSNYLLDELIDIVSKNGCLLLNIGPKADGTIPDEAQKILNEMGQWLSLNGEAIYDTRPWTIFGEGPTKVETGHHSEKNNKESGPEDFRFTTKGKTLYATALGWPKDGKFNIKSLSKNNPNTSKRIKSVEFISGKNDIKWKQTSKGLSISVDGQKPCEAAYVFRIGLE; encoded by the coding sequence ATGACAACAAAAAACAAATTTGTAAGCCAAGTAGCCATGACCCTTTTATTGTTCATGGGGATTACCGCACTACACGCCCAACTTCAACCGAAAAAATTCCAAGCCGAATGGGAATCGATACGCGCCGGATATGAGATTCCCGAATGGTTCAGGGATGCCAAATTCGGTATTTTCCTGCATTGGGGCCCCTATGCCGTACCCGCTTACAGCAGTGAAAAATACCCCAGAGGTATCTATGACGAAAAATGGTCAAAAGGCGGCAAAAAGCCCTACACCTACCATAGGGCCCATTATGGCGACCCCTCGAAATTCGGCTATAAAGACTTTATACCTGATTTTAAAGCGGAGAAATTTGACGCAGAGGAATGGGCCGCCCTATTTAAAAATGCAGGGGCCCGCTATGTAGTACCGGTTGCCGAACACCATGACGGCTATGCCATGTACGCTTCTAAGCACACGCGCTGGAACGTTAAGGATACAGGCCCGAAAAAAGACGTTATGCGTATGTTGTCGGATGCGGTCAAGGCCAAGGGAATGAAGTTCGGGGTATCCTCCCACTTTGCCCGCCACAGGGTCTATTACCGTAAGGACGACCCGACCTGGGACACCAATAATCCGGAGTTTTACGACCTGTACGGCGAGCCCATAGGCAATGATACCCTACCCACTAAAAAATTCCTGAACCTTTGGTGGAACCGTACCACCGATATCATTGACAATTATGAGCCCGATTTGCTCTGGTTCGATTTCGGATTGGACAAACCCGGTTTTGAGGTCGTGCATAAAAAAATACTTGCCTATTACTACAATAAGGGCGAAGAATGGAACAAAGGCGTTGTTTTTCAAAACAAGAACATGAGAAACAAATCCTTTCCCGAAGACCTGATAGTACTCGATATTGAACGCGGCCGTATGGACGGGATCTTCAAATACCCGTGGCAGACCGATACTTCCATAGGAAAGATTTCTTGGGGATATGTTACCAATGAAGAATACAAGACTTCAAACTACCTCCTCGACGAATTGATAGACATCGTAAGCAAAAACGGATGTTTGTTGTTGAACATAGGTCCGAAGGCAGATGGCACCATTCCCGATGAAGCTCAAAAAATATTGAACGAAATGGGCCAATGGTTGAGTCTTAACGGCGAAGCCATATACGACACCCGACCCTGGACCATCTTTGGCGAGGGCCCTACGAAAGTTGAAACGGGTCATCATTCCGAAAAGAACAATAAAGAATCCGGCCCCGAAGACTTTCGCTTTACCACCAAAGGAAAAACCCTATATGCTACGGCATTGGGTTGGCCAAAAGATGGCAAATTCAATATTAAATCCCTTTCAAAAAACAATCCCAATACATCAAAACGAATTAAATCGGTAGAATTCATAAGCGGCAAAAACGACATCAAATGGAAGCAGACCTCTAAAGGCCTATCCATTTCCGTTGATGGCCAAAAGCCTTGCGAGGCGGCCTACGTTTTTCGTATCGGCTTAGAATAA